TAGCTGCCTCTCATTTGTGCAGAACATAAACAAATCCAGTTGTGTAGAGTAGCACCACCCATTCTTCAAGCCATGAGACCCATACAGGTGTTGAGTGTTTGAGGTTATGGCtgaaacatgattaaaaatgcCAGCATGAACCCGGGTGTGTGAGAGTATGGAAGCTGCATTCGACTctttgcgtgtttgtgtgcatggatCCGAGTGTGTGCATGGGAATGTGTGGATTTTTAGTGCCCTTTTCTCGGTCACTAATGttcccactcctcctctttcccaccctccttcactgtctttgtATCCCTGCAGCACCCGTAAACAAAACTACATGATGAACTTTGCCAGACAGACCGGCGTGCGTCACTACTACAGCCGCAAGAGGCGGGCACTGCGACAGCGTGCCTGAACCCAGCCAGAAGGGATTTGCCCTCTGACCTGCCAATCACACATCGACCCGCCACTCACATCATTTCTCTCCTGACGACATATCGCCCTGTTGAGTCCCATCCACCTGTGGATTCCAGTCAGCCTTAGACTTCCCCCACCCATCTCTCCCTACCCTCTGCCAGAAACCATCCAATCAGTTTACGCCAGCCAATCAAGGCCTTCCCAACCACACGGGTCGGCGGGAATGAAACTCAGAAGGAAGAAGTGAAGCGGccattttgtttactttttttttttcccatggaCGGTCGGGGTTTGTAGTTGTTTTCTAATTGTTGCTGTGGTTCCTCTGATTCCTGTTCCCACCTGCGATATCCCTCCCTCTGGCTTACCTCCCCAtcactccccctccctctcctcacccTGCTTTTCCTACCACACTGTGAAATTGAGAGATACTATATCACTGCTGAACTGACCAGCCGATTGGAGAGTTGCCTCCCAGTTCCACTGAGCCGCGAGGGGGGGCACTCCACTGCCGCCAACCAGTACGCCAGGAGAAAGACCACGATGATGATACTGACCATTAAGAGGAATAACggtgatgaagaagaaaaaaaaaagtactgtgtTCTTGctgttctgtgtgtctgtgggttcTTTTTGTGATGAGTTGACTGTGGTgttctgttcatttgtttgttcgTTTTCTACTAATTCATATGCTTTTAAgggggggaagggaggggggtgctgggttctgtttccttttcctcGTTTATCTGGAATGGACGTGGGCTGGGCGGAAAAAGCCCCGGCCTTCACAGCAAGAAGGAACGAAAGAATGATTTGCACGatgggaaaaggagaaaaaaataagaaaaaaaattaaagactgaacaatgattttgttttttgtttttttatcattttttatatatgtTGGTTCCCGGAAATACAGATATTTATGGTAAATGGTTCTTCACGTAACCTATTTAAGATGCACTGTGCGTGAAATCTGTATGTTATTTTTTAGTGTTAAGTTATTAGGCAGTTGAGTCAGGCTCTCAGACTGCATCATCtcccctcttccttctcttccctcttctcttgtgctgtttcccctctctccattcctctctctctctctccctctctctctctctctctctgctgatttCTGATACCTGGAGGTGAGGCTCTATTAGTGTTGTTTTTTGAAGTCTGTGTAATATGGACCCTCTGCCCTCAGTGTTACTCCAGTATAGCAATCtcctgtatatatatgtatatccaCTATGGGGAGACCCAGCAGCCTTataaaagggaaataaagaacTGTCCAAACCTCATACTGTACACATCGCTTCAGCTGCtctttttcattattaaaaGATAAGCCTGGCATTTGTCTATTTACttttcttattgtcagcaaGCCTCTCAATATTTCCaccttcccctctctgtctgttgcaTTCTTCCAAGCTCATTGAATCTTaccaaagatgaaaatcatctcttggggactattttcagctgcacatTAATACACATTCGATGTGCTAGTGAGTATTTGCAGCACCAGGATGGTGAATGTGGAACTTACTAAATAAGTTATTGTGCCTTTGATCAGCACAGTAAAGGAACGTGTCAGTTGGTGCATTAGTGTGTCTCattgatgtatttttattttttataaaaatggAGCTCCACGGCACAGAAGAATAATTTATACCCTgacatggaaacacaaaaaacactttggtcttttcatgaagtgtgttgacaataagaaaaatacagaatagcCAGCcttgtctgctgtgtgttgtaggagagagagagagagagagagagagaatttaaaatatttatttatagacattcaaatataaaaacatatttgttaCTAAGATGTTATTTAAAAAACTATGCTAAAATCTCTGCCATCACCTTGGTGCACACCTCAGTGTCTTCAGACTGGGCATTCATGACACACCTCTGCAGGCCTTCATCATTACACcatgctgaggctgcagaggggCCTTAGTCTTGACCCACATACACATCATCACCttagacagaaaattaaagacGCTTGTAACAAAGCGCATCAGGAGTCCTTGGTCACAAGCTGCTGGCCATCACAGCTACAGTGACAAGTGTCGCAGTGATGGAGAAGAGTTTGGCTGTGACAACCAGGCAGGCGTTGCAGTACGGCCTGTCACAGCAGGCATAGCTCATGATGTAGACGGTTCCTTTGAGGCGGAGCTCGTGCATCTGGCTGCAGTCCTTCTCTGCCATGCAGCCCCGAGCTGACAGGGCACTGTGATTGCCGTAGCGACCGTCCGCCTTGAAGCACATCTCATCAGGAGGGCACTCTGTCACAATGAACTTGAAcgtcttctccttctccaggaTGGGGCTGTAGTAGCAAAGCAGGTTGTCGCACAGCAGTGAGGGGAGGTGAAGGTAGATccacaacacagaaacatgcaggaGCTGCAACATGTTCAGCCTGCAAGGAGAAGAGAGGCATCTGGTGTTTTAATGGCATGGCCTAATATTGTAGCCATACAATCTCAAAACCTGAAGGAATACATCAGAAATTACTGACCTTCCATAAAGTTAAAGCACTTGTGAGAGAGATTTCACTAGTTCCAACACTTCCTAGCAGAACCATTTAAATAAGCTCTGTAGTAC
The window above is part of the Toxotes jaculatrix isolate fToxJac2 chromosome 5, fToxJac2.pri, whole genome shotgun sequence genome. Proteins encoded here:
- the LOC121182442 gene encoding protein Bouncer-like gives rise to the protein MLQLLHVSVLWIYLHLPSLLCDNLLCYYSPILEKEKTFKFIVTECPPDEMCFKADGRYGNHSALSARGCMAEKDCSQMHELRLKGTVYIMSYACCDRPYCNACLVVTAKLFSITATLVTVAVMASSL